Proteins encoded within one genomic window of Flavobacterium oreochromis:
- a CDS encoding NAD(P)/FAD-dependent oxidoreductase, which yields MHLSYWEIKNWFTTVDFTVVGSGIVGLHTAIRLRERFPNSKILVLEKGTLPEGASTKNAGFACFGSLSEILDDLKTHTEEEVIQLVQKRWNGLQLLRKHLGDLSIDFKPYGGYELFLSQDDTNYQECLEKRSFINDLFRPFFKTDVFQKQLDQFDFKNIKEFSIFNPFEGQINTGNMMQALLKKAYENQILILNNQTVKNYEDIGNEVEVELADYTFKTKKLLFATNGFAENLTKGQVKPARAQVLITNPIPNLLIKGTFHLDQGYYYFRNIDNRILLGGGRNLDLITETTTSLDQTALIQNKLEELLKTVILPQTEFTIAHRWSGIMGVGTHKKPIVQSLSTNVYCGVRMGGMGVAIGSLIGQELADLI from the coding sequence ATGCATCTGAGTTATTGGGAAATAAAAAATTGGTTTACAACAGTTGATTTTACCGTAGTAGGCAGCGGAATTGTTGGTTTGCACACAGCCATACGCTTACGAGAACGATTTCCTAACAGTAAAATCCTTGTTCTAGAAAAAGGAACATTACCTGAAGGAGCCAGCACAAAAAATGCAGGATTTGCTTGTTTTGGCTCTTTATCCGAAATATTAGACGATCTAAAAACACATACAGAAGAAGAAGTTATTCAATTAGTACAAAAACGTTGGAATGGATTACAATTATTACGTAAACACTTAGGAGATCTTTCAATTGATTTCAAACCATATGGTGGTTATGAGTTATTTTTATCACAAGATGATACAAATTACCAAGAATGCTTAGAAAAGAGGTCTTTTATAAACGATCTTTTTCGTCCTTTTTTTAAAACAGATGTATTTCAAAAACAACTGGATCAATTTGATTTCAAGAATATAAAGGAATTTAGCATATTTAATCCGTTTGAAGGGCAAATTAATACAGGTAATATGATGCAAGCTTTACTAAAGAAAGCATATGAAAATCAAATATTAATCTTGAATAATCAAACAGTTAAAAATTATGAAGATATAGGAAATGAAGTAGAAGTTGAATTAGCGGATTATACATTCAAAACAAAAAAATTACTTTTTGCAACTAATGGCTTCGCTGAAAACTTAACCAAAGGTCAAGTAAAACCAGCTAGAGCACAAGTACTTATTACAAATCCTATACCTAATTTATTAATTAAGGGGACCTTTCATTTAGATCAAGGATATTACTATTTTAGGAATATTGATAATCGAATTTTATTAGGAGGTGGTCGAAATTTAGACCTAATTACCGAAACGACAACTTCATTAGATCAAACTGCTTTAATCCAAAACAAATTGGAAGAATTATTAAAAACTGTAATTTTGCCGCAAACAGAATTTACCATAGCTCATCGATGGAGTGGCATAATGGGAGTAGGTACTCATAAAAAACCAATTGTACAATCACTTTCTACTAACGTGTATTGTGGTGTACGCATGGGAGGCATGGGCGTTGCCATAGGAAGTTTAATAGGACAAGAATTAGCAGATTTAATATAA
- the mtgA gene encoding monofunctional biosynthetic peptidoglycan transglycosylase — protein sequence MAKVKLFLWKCFLYFNIISLVLVFLFKYVPVPFTPLMIIRAIENKSEGKEIIFSHDWVPIDDLSLNLQKAVISSEDGLFLQHNGFDFSAMNKAFKGNLKGKKLKGGSTISQQTAKNVFLWQGRSYIRKALEAYYTVLIELIWGKKRIMEVYLNSIEMGNGIYGAEAACQYWFHKSSKSLTKYEAASIAAILPSPRKYKAVGSSNYVEKEKIKQFE from the coding sequence ATGGCTAAAGTGAAATTGTTTTTATGGAAGTGTTTTCTTTATTTTAATATAATTTCACTTGTACTTGTTTTTTTGTTTAAATATGTACCAGTACCTTTTACCCCCTTAATGATAATACGAGCTATAGAAAATAAATCAGAAGGAAAAGAAATTATCTTTTCACATGATTGGGTACCTATTGATGATTTATCCTTAAATTTACAAAAAGCGGTTATATCCAGTGAAGATGGCTTATTTCTTCAACATAACGGATTTGATTTTTCTGCCATGAATAAAGCATTTAAAGGAAATTTAAAAGGGAAAAAATTAAAAGGAGGTAGCACTATTTCACAACAAACTGCTAAAAATGTATTCTTATGGCAAGGACGTAGCTACATTCGTAAAGCTCTAGAAGCGTATTATACTGTTTTAATAGAGTTAATATGGGGTAAAAAACGTATTATGGAAGTATATTTGAATAGTATAGAAATGGGTAATGGGATTTACGGGGCAGAAGCAGCTTGTCAATATTGGTTTCATAAAAGTTCTAAAAGCTTAACTAAATATGAAGCGGCCTCTATAGCAGCTATATTACCAAGCCCAAGAAAGTATAAAGCTGTTGGATCTTCTAACTACGTTGAAAAAGAAAAAATAAAACAATTCGAGTAA
- a CDS encoding GNAT family N-acetyltransferase has translation MQKFKIKRFNELSLDELYSILFLRSEVFVVEQNCAYLDIDKKDSKAIHVLGYINDDLASYCRMFNAGDYFEDSSIGRVVVSPKYRSLKLGHELMKVAIDSLKTTYNQKSITISAQEYLVKFYETHGFVQTSESYLEDDIPHIEMKRKIEDE, from the coding sequence ATGCAAAAATTTAAAATAAAGCGTTTTAATGAGCTTTCTCTAGATGAATTATATAGTATCTTATTTTTGAGGTCAGAAGTGTTTGTAGTAGAACAAAATTGTGCTTATTTAGATATAGATAAGAAAGATTCAAAAGCAATTCATGTTTTAGGTTATATTAACGATGATTTAGCTAGTTATTGTCGTATGTTTAACGCAGGTGATTATTTTGAAGATTCTTCAATAGGTAGAGTAGTGGTCTCTCCTAAATATCGTAGTCTTAAGTTAGGTCATGAATTAATGAAAGTGGCTATTGATAGCTTAAAAACAACTTATAACCAGAAAAGTATTACAATATCTGCACAGGAATATTTAGTGAAATTTTACGAAACTCATGGTTTCGTACAAACATCAGAATCATATCTCGAAGACGATATACCTCATATAGAAATGAAAAGAAAAATAGAGGATGAATAA
- a CDS encoding LysM peptidoglycan-binding domain-containing protein produces MIRKKLALNLFLLVSAFGTYAQDKIPQDSVLKPIVKRSYLDSIKSTFVVNETLDCIDNQYIKELSNTQDIFDGIVSDIKNLDLNAKVDFDLPTDVFKERLRLLDEKSPFNIEYNPQLENLVKNFLKNRKRSYERLMGLSQFYFPLFEEAMARYDVPLEIKYLSIVESALRSSAVSRVGATGLWQFMYETGKQYGLKIDSYIDERKDTFKATDAAARYMQSMFKIFGDWELVLASYNSGAGNVSKAIRRSGGFQNFWNIKHKLPRETQSYVPAFLATMYIFEYHKEHGLVPYKPVAKHFETDTIALKRKISFKQLASLLDMPESDIEFLNPSYKMKVIPYVTGKTNFVCLPKKKLAILASNEEKVYAYVDHIESKREKPFIRQIKPRIIKEILETEKVVEESLVSNKIETKKPLLQKLHVVRKGEDANVLAQKYNVAVADIKRWNRLRGIHLLRGSKIRIKYDETNTIAANTVQEPEERNQVVLNTPSNTSKLKTLDLVVQKESKVKNELNSSNNDTAISEHIVLQGETLYGIAKKYHLYVSDLKKWNQVESGLVTPGDVIKLVEPKQEVLVQIDLYTVKKGDNFGKIAKAYGVTVDELLQWNDRTSKDIKIGEQLKIEKSIAAKVELPKKKLPFEEQKLYVVQKGDSLFKISKKYNTTVAELRKKNNIKENDLQPGMKIKI; encoded by the coding sequence ATGATTAGAAAAAAACTTGCTCTCAATCTATTTTTACTGGTATCTGCTTTTGGAACTTATGCCCAAGATAAGATTCCTCAGGATTCTGTTTTAAAGCCTATTGTTAAAAGGTCTTATTTAGATTCTATTAAAAGTACTTTTGTAGTTAATGAAACTTTAGATTGTATTGATAATCAATATATAAAAGAATTATCAAATACTCAGGATATTTTTGACGGAATTGTTTCAGATATAAAAAATCTTGATTTAAATGCAAAAGTTGATTTTGATTTGCCAACAGATGTGTTTAAAGAAAGGTTGCGTTTATTAGATGAAAAATCTCCTTTTAATATAGAGTATAATCCTCAATTAGAAAATTTAGTTAAGAATTTTTTGAAAAACCGTAAGCGATCTTATGAACGTCTGATGGGTTTATCTCAATTTTATTTTCCTTTATTTGAAGAAGCAATGGCTCGTTATGACGTGCCTTTAGAAATAAAATACCTTTCAATAGTAGAATCTGCATTACGATCTAGTGCAGTATCAAGAGTAGGAGCTACAGGTTTGTGGCAGTTTATGTATGAAACAGGAAAACAATACGGTTTAAAAATTGACTCCTACATAGATGAACGTAAAGATACTTTTAAAGCTACTGATGCAGCCGCACGTTATATGCAAAGTATGTTTAAAATATTTGGAGATTGGGAACTTGTTTTAGCCTCTTATAATTCTGGTGCAGGAAATGTTAGTAAAGCCATTCGTCGTTCTGGTGGTTTCCAAAATTTTTGGAATATAAAGCACAAATTACCACGTGAAACGCAAAGTTATGTACCTGCCTTTTTAGCAACTATGTATATTTTTGAATATCACAAAGAACATGGTTTAGTACCTTATAAGCCCGTGGCAAAACATTTTGAAACAGATACAATTGCTTTAAAACGTAAGATAAGTTTTAAACAATTAGCTAGTTTATTAGATATGCCCGAGTCTGATATTGAATTTTTAAATCCTTCTTATAAAATGAAGGTTATTCCTTATGTTACAGGTAAGACTAATTTTGTTTGTTTACCAAAGAAGAAATTAGCAATTTTAGCCTCTAATGAAGAAAAAGTTTACGCTTATGTTGATCATATAGAAAGTAAAAGAGAAAAACCTTTTATAAGACAAATTAAACCGCGTATTATCAAAGAAATACTAGAAACTGAAAAAGTAGTTGAAGAAAGTTTAGTATCAAATAAAATTGAGACTAAAAAACCTTTGTTACAGAAACTTCATGTTGTAAGAAAAGGAGAAGATGCAAATGTACTAGCACAAAAATATAATGTGGCAGTTGCTGATATAAAAAGATGGAATCGATTGAGAGGTATTCACCTTTTAAGAGGATCAAAAATTAGAATTAAATACGATGAAACGAATACTATTGCAGCAAATACTGTTCAAGAGCCAGAAGAACGTAACCAAGTTGTATTAAATACACCAAGCAATACTTCAAAATTAAAAACACTCGATTTAGTTGTGCAAAAAGAATCAAAGGTTAAAAATGAATTAAATTCATCTAATAATGATACAGCTATTTCTGAACATATCGTTTTACAAGGAGAAACCCTTTATGGTATAGCTAAAAAGTATCATTTGTATGTATCTGATTTAAAAAAATGGAATCAAGTTGAAAGTGGATTAGTAACTCCAGGTGACGTTATAAAATTAGTTGAACCTAAACAAGAAGTTTTAGTTCAAATAGATTTATATACAGTAAAAAAAGGGGATAATTTTGGTAAAATAGCCAAAGCTTATGGTGTAACCGTTGATGAGTTATTGCAATGGAATGATAGAACATCAAAGGATATAAAAATAGGAGAACAATTAAAAATTGAAAAATCTATTGCCGCTAAGGTTGAATTACCTAAAAAGAAACTACCATTTGAAGAGCAAAAATTATATGTAGTTCAAAAAGGAGATTCCTTGTTTAAAATTTCTAAAAAATACAATACTACTGTTGCAGAGTTAAGAAAAAAGAATAATATAAAAGAAAATGATCTGCAACCAGGTATGAAAATAAAAATATAA
- a CDS encoding phosphoglycerate kinase, which yields MKTIFDIDFKDKKALIRVDFNVPLDENFNVTDTTRIEAAKPTIDKILNEGGAVILLSHLGRPKGVQDQFSLKHIVSRTAEILGRPVTFASDCIGSIAENAAANVKPGDILLLENLRFYKEEEEGNIEFSKKLASLGDVYVNDAFGTAHRAHASTTIIAQFFPNNKCFGALLAKEIESLNKVLNNSIKPVTAVLGGSKVSSKITVIENILDKIDHMIIGGGMTFTFIKALGGQIGNSLCEDDKLDLALEILEKAKSKGVQIHLPVDVLAANSFSNTADKQLVNVNMIPDGWLGMDVGPKSLEAIKNVILNSKTILWNGPLGVFEMDHFANGTIELGNYIAESTQNGAFSLVGGGDSVAAVKQFGFEPKMSYVSTGGGAMLEMLEGKILPGIAAILN from the coding sequence ATGAAAACTATTTTTGATATTGATTTTAAAGATAAAAAAGCCTTAATTAGAGTTGATTTTAACGTGCCGTTAGATGAAAACTTTAATGTTACAGATACTACTCGTATTGAAGCTGCAAAGCCTACTATTGATAAAATTTTAAATGAAGGTGGTGCCGTTATCTTATTATCACATTTAGGAAGACCAAAAGGAGTACAAGATCAATTCTCTTTGAAACACATTGTATCTAGAACTGCTGAAATTTTAGGTAGACCTGTAACTTTTGCATCAGACTGTATAGGTTCTATTGCAGAAAATGCCGCAGCAAACGTTAAACCTGGTGATATTTTATTATTAGAAAATTTACGTTTTTATAAAGAAGAAGAAGAAGGAAATATTGAATTTTCTAAAAAATTAGCTTCTTTAGGTGATGTCTATGTAAATGATGCATTTGGTACAGCTCATAGAGCACATGCTTCTACAACTATAATAGCTCAATTTTTCCCTAATAATAAATGTTTTGGAGCTCTTTTAGCAAAAGAAATTGAAAGTTTAAATAAGGTTTTGAATAATAGTATAAAACCTGTGACAGCGGTGTTAGGAGGAAGTAAAGTATCTTCAAAGATAACAGTTATTGAAAATATTTTAGATAAAATTGATCATATGATTATTGGTGGAGGTATGACTTTTACCTTTATAAAAGCATTAGGTGGACAAATCGGTAATTCATTATGTGAAGATGATAAATTAGATTTAGCTCTTGAAATTCTTGAAAAAGCTAAATCAAAAGGAGTTCAAATTCATTTACCTGTTGATGTGTTGGCAGCTAATTCTTTTTCAAATACAGCAGATAAACAATTAGTAAATGTTAATATGATTCCTGATGGTTGGCTAGGTATGGATGTAGGACCTAAATCATTAGAGGCAATAAAAAATGTTATTCTAAATTCTAAAACTATTCTATGGAATGGTCCTTTAGGTGTTTTTGAAATGGATCATTTTGCAAACGGTACTATTGAATTAGGTAACTATATTGCAGAATCTACTCAAAATGGAGCTTTCTCTTTAGTAGGAGGTGGTGATAGTGTTGCTGCTGTAAAACAATTTGGTTTCGAACCTAAAATGAGTTATGTTTCAACAGGAGGTGGAGCAATGTTAGAGATGTTAGAAGGTAAAATTTTACCAGGAATTGCTGCTATATTAAATTAA
- a CDS encoding PorP/SprF family type IX secretion system membrane protein: MTVRTLYSQTKKAFTILAFSIVSSGIAQELHLPAATQYLADNPFVLSPTYAGIGDNARIRVNGFFQWVGIKDSPNNQAAYFDMRILDQSGIGLHVYNDRNGNSRQMGAKVSFAHHIILDYPSKQYLSFGMSYNYNNFRHEIENFQTKDGSVNNDRFINNSNFDVGFLYRKNKFYLNFNFSNLLPKDLQKFPVSPEPNQLRNYQLYTGYVFKGNRDSRTEIEPSAYFQYFESDGRSSTDVNLKYRYIDYQRTGYFWLGATYRFLNDQPMKPLSIGPMIGLKKGGFYAGYAYQITTNELLNYNSGTHMITLGWDFFQGISNCPCTQNSLSED; this comes from the coding sequence ATGACAGTTCGTACACTATATAGTCAAACAAAGAAAGCTTTTACAATTCTAGCTTTTTCTATAGTATCCTCAGGTATTGCTCAGGAGTTACATTTACCTGCAGCTACTCAATATTTAGCAGACAATCCATTTGTTTTATCACCTACCTATGCTGGGATAGGTGATAATGCAAGGATTCGAGTTAATGGTTTTTTTCAATGGGTTGGTATAAAAGATTCACCTAACAATCAAGCAGCTTATTTTGATATGCGTATATTAGATCAATCAGGTATTGGTCTTCATGTTTACAATGATAGAAATGGGAATAGTCGCCAAATGGGAGCTAAAGTTTCATTTGCTCACCATATTATTTTAGATTATCCAAGTAAGCAATATCTTTCTTTTGGTATGTCCTATAATTATAATAATTTTAGACATGAAATTGAAAATTTTCAGACAAAAGATGGTAGTGTAAATAATGATCGCTTTATTAATAATAGCAACTTTGATGTTGGTTTTTTATATAGAAAAAATAAGTTTTATTTGAACTTTAATTTTAGTAACCTATTACCAAAAGATCTTCAAAAATTTCCGGTTTCACCAGAACCTAATCAATTGAGAAATTATCAACTCTATACAGGTTATGTTTTTAAAGGAAACCGTGATTCAAGAACCGAAATAGAACCTTCTGCTTATTTTCAATATTTTGAAAGTGATGGACGTTCCTCAACTGATGTCAATCTTAAGTATCGTTATATTGATTATCAACGTACAGGTTATTTTTGGTTAGGTGCAACTTATCGTTTCTTGAACGATCAACCTATGAAACCTTTATCTATAGGACCTATGATTGGGTTGAAAAAAGGAGGATTTTATGCGGGTTATGCTTATCAAATTACCACAAATGAATTATTAAATTATAATTCAGGTACACATATGATTACTTTAGGATGGGATTTCTTTCAAGGTATTAGTAATTGTCCTTGTACACAAAATTCTTTATCTGAAGACTAA